A genomic window from Terriglobia bacterium includes:
- a CDS encoding gluconate 2-dehydrogenase subunit 3 family protein, translated as MDQPITLHRREFLKTTTGLLTGLVAAGSSLALLAPGRAWAVDLTALSSAEAATLMVVARTIIPHDKLDDAAYALVIQAVDGDASKDEKTRQMIQEGIAGLGANFASSAESERVEALKKIETSAFFQTMRQKTLQVLYSNPIAYAYFGYEGEAFSKGGYLFRGFNDLRWLPEVPLADSGPLPV; from the coding sequence ATGGACCAACCCATCACGCTGCATCGCCGGGAGTTCCTCAAGACCACGACCGGGCTGTTGACGGGTTTGGTGGCCGCGGGAAGTTCGCTGGCGCTGCTCGCGCCGGGACGCGCGTGGGCCGTGGATCTGACGGCCCTCAGCAGCGCGGAGGCGGCCACGCTGATGGTCGTGGCCCGCACCATCATCCCGCACGACAAGCTGGATGACGCCGCCTACGCGCTGGTCATCCAGGCGGTGGACGGCGATGCGAGCAAGGACGAGAAGACGCGCCAGATGATCCAGGAAGGCATCGCCGGCCTGGGAGCAAACTTCGCGAGCAGCGCCGAAAGCGAGCGCGTCGAAGCTCTCAAGAAGATTGAAACCTCCGCATTTTTTCAAACCATGCGCCAGAAGACGCTGCAGGTTCTCTACTCCAACCCCATCGCCTATGCCTACTTTGGCTACGAGGGCGAAGCATTTTCCAAAGGCGGCTATCTCTTCCGCGGATTCAATGATCTGCGCTGGTTGCCGGAAGTGCCGCTGGCGGACAGCGGTCCGCTGCCGGTGTAG
- a CDS encoding PilZ domain-containing protein — protein sequence MTRQQHHVPEETPQVQAKRPRARRYSFVTAIEITDVLTEAQWIEQTRNLSLFGCHVNTPKPLKAGTKVRIRIAHNSAIFSALGRVANVRPNARMGIVFTEIEAHDQTILENWLEELRIR from the coding sequence GTGACTCGTCAGCAGCACCATGTCCCCGAGGAGACGCCCCAGGTGCAAGCCAAGAGGCCGCGCGCGCGCCGCTATTCCTTCGTCACCGCCATCGAAATCACCGATGTGCTGACGGAGGCCCAGTGGATAGAGCAGACCAGGAACCTGAGCCTTTTCGGGTGCCATGTAAACACGCCGAAGCCCCTGAAGGCGGGAACCAAGGTGCGCATCCGCATCGCGCACAACAGCGCTATCTTCTCCGCGCTGGGACGGGTGGCGAACGTGCGGCCCAATGCGCGCATGGGGATCGTCTTCACAGAGATCGAAGCCCACGACCAGACTATCCTGGAAAATTGGCTGGAAGAACTGCGCATCCGCTGA
- a CDS encoding phenylacetate--CoA ligase family protein codes for MTQFHYYDRRLETLERKRLRELQNEQLRLLLQEMGGNGFYAEKFRAAGIRREDVHGVEDLQSLPFTTKSDLVAEQAAHPPFGRLLSYPLSHYRYLHQTSGTTGRPLKWLDTPESWETWLRCWGAVYRGAGATEDDIVYCAYSFGPYVSHWAAIEGARGIGALAIAGGGLSSELRLRSILDNNCTVLLCTPTYALHLLEVARRNSLDLRSSAVRLTIHAGEPGASVPNVKRAIEEGWGAACYDHAGATEVGAWGFACEARNGAIHLNETEFFFEVIEPATGRPAREGERGELVVTTLRRAGMPVLRYRTGDLVELGTAHCPCGRTLAHIQGGVIGRADDMLIVRGVNLYPSAIDNLIRSLPYVLEYEVEIRRLAGMDDLHFKIEAAGESAGDPAQGVADAFRAQFNIRIHVERVAEGSLPRYESKARRYKRVSGA; via the coding sequence ATGACTCAGTTCCACTACTACGATCGCAGACTGGAAACTCTGGAGCGCAAGCGGCTCCGAGAGCTGCAGAATGAGCAGCTGCGTCTCCTCCTGCAGGAAATGGGAGGGAATGGATTCTACGCGGAAAAATTCCGCGCCGCAGGAATTCGGCGGGAAGATGTGCACGGTGTCGAAGATCTCCAGAGCCTGCCGTTTACCACCAAGAGCGATCTGGTGGCCGAACAGGCGGCGCATCCGCCCTTCGGGCGTCTCTTAAGCTATCCACTCTCCCACTACCGCTATCTCCACCAGACTTCGGGTACTACCGGGCGTCCGCTGAAGTGGCTCGACACTCCCGAGAGCTGGGAGACCTGGCTGCGTTGCTGGGGCGCTGTCTATCGTGGCGCGGGCGCAACGGAAGACGATATCGTCTATTGCGCCTATTCCTTCGGGCCTTACGTCAGTCATTGGGCGGCCATCGAGGGCGCGAGGGGCATTGGGGCCCTGGCCATCGCCGGCGGCGGCCTCAGTTCCGAACTGCGCCTGCGGTCCATCCTCGACAATAATTGCACGGTCCTGCTCTGCACACCGACGTATGCGCTGCACCTCCTCGAAGTCGCCCGGCGGAACTCGCTCGATCTGCGCTCTTCCGCGGTTCGCCTCACCATTCATGCCGGGGAGCCGGGCGCGAGCGTGCCCAACGTCAAACGCGCGATTGAGGAGGGGTGGGGCGCGGCCTGCTATGACCATGCGGGAGCAACCGAAGTCGGCGCCTGGGGTTTCGCCTGTGAGGCCCGGAACGGGGCCATTCACCTGAACGAAACGGAGTTTTTCTTCGAGGTCATCGAACCGGCCACCGGCCGCCCCGCCCGGGAAGGCGAGCGCGGCGAGCTTGTGGTCACCACGCTGCGGCGCGCCGGAATGCCCGTCCTGCGCTATCGAACAGGCGATCTTGTGGAGCTGGGGACGGCACATTGTCCCTGCGGACGCACCCTGGCGCACATTCAGGGCGGAGTGATTGGCCGCGCGGACGACATGCTGATCGTGCGCGGGGTGAATCTCTATCCTAGCGCCATTGACAACCTGATCCGCAGCCTGCCCTATGTCCTCGAATATGAAGTGGAAATCCGGCGCTTGGCCGGAATGGACGACTTGCATTTCAAGATCGAAGCCGCAGGTGAGTCGGCAGGAGATCCCGCGCAGGGCGTGGCCGACGCCTTTCGCGCCCAGTTCAATATCCGCATACACGTAGAAAGGGTCGCCGAAGGCAGCCTTCCCCGCTATGAGTCCAAGGCGCGCCGTTACAAGCGGGTCTCCGGCGCCTGA
- a CDS encoding GMC family oxidoreductase, with product MARIDLNDGSAVVIIGSGAGGGTLAHELTRRGIRVVVLEAGKRQSLASFSQVPGEAFQQLTWLDTRTQSGTWGVARDFPGLPSWHCKTVGGTTVHWTASTPRLEPWELRAKSTYGHVPGASLIDWPISYPELKNYYQFAERRLGVTRRNGMPGLPASNNFKVMYAGAKKLGYKRVHTGHMAINSRSHDGRGFCIQQGFCVQGCKMGAKWSTLYTEIPSAEATGKLDLRIECRAMRIEHGANSRVNAVVYRDSQGQEQRQKARLVCVAGNGIETPRLLLLSESAKFPQGLANSSDQVGRNYCHQIVGYVWGIFDKPVYSWRGATVAGVVEDEVPNDPRRGFVGGYRIELVALDLPTMPQVGLPYGWGRDFASIMEEYRNIAGLLINGEDMPRAENRITLNPKVKDAFGLPVPNVHVDEHPNDQALRKHAQGQMSRMYAALGAKRIFPGPSLPATHNTCTARMSADSRDGVTNGWGQTHDIPNLFISDGSMMSTPGSANPTLTIVALVLRQAEYISRQMAAGKI from the coding sequence ATGGCTCGCATAGATCTGAATGACGGTAGCGCGGTCGTAATCATCGGCTCGGGCGCCGGAGGCGGCACGCTGGCGCACGAACTGACGCGCCGGGGCATCCGGGTAGTGGTGCTCGAGGCCGGCAAGCGGCAGTCCCTGGCATCATTTTCGCAGGTCCCTGGAGAAGCCTTCCAGCAATTGACGTGGCTGGATACGAGGACGCAAAGCGGCACTTGGGGCGTGGCCCGCGACTTTCCAGGATTGCCCTCCTGGCACTGCAAGACCGTCGGGGGGACGACGGTGCACTGGACGGCCTCCACGCCGCGGCTGGAACCCTGGGAGCTGCGGGCCAAGAGCACCTATGGCCACGTTCCCGGCGCCTCGCTGATCGACTGGCCGATCTCCTATCCGGAACTGAAGAACTATTACCAGTTCGCGGAGCGCCGGCTGGGGGTGACGCGGCGCAACGGCATGCCCGGCTTGCCGGCCTCGAACAACTTCAAAGTGATGTATGCGGGAGCGAAGAAGCTCGGCTACAAGCGTGTGCACACCGGCCACATGGCCATCAATTCGCGCTCCCACGACGGACGCGGCTTCTGCATCCAGCAGGGCTTCTGTGTGCAGGGCTGCAAGATGGGAGCGAAGTGGAGCACGCTGTACACGGAGATCCCCAGCGCCGAAGCGACCGGAAAGCTGGATCTGCGGATTGAATGCCGGGCCATGCGCATTGAGCACGGGGCCAACAGCCGTGTCAACGCGGTCGTCTACCGGGATAGCCAGGGGCAGGAACAGCGGCAGAAGGCGCGCCTGGTGTGCGTGGCCGGCAATGGCATCGAGACGCCGCGTCTGCTGCTGCTCTCGGAATCCGCCAAGTTCCCCCAGGGTCTCGCGAATTCTTCGGACCAGGTGGGGCGCAACTACTGTCATCAGATCGTCGGCTATGTATGGGGGATCTTTGACAAGCCCGTCTATTCCTGGCGCGGAGCGACGGTGGCAGGGGTCGTGGAAGACGAAGTGCCTAATGACCCGCGGCGTGGCTTCGTGGGCGGGTACCGCATCGAACTGGTCGCGCTGGATCTGCCAACCATGCCGCAAGTGGGCCTGCCGTATGGCTGGGGCCGGGACTTCGCGTCCATCATGGAAGAGTACCGGAATATCGCCGGCCTGCTAATCAATGGCGAGGATATGCCGCGCGCGGAGAACCGCATCACGCTGAATCCCAAGGTTAAGGACGCTTTCGGTCTGCCGGTGCCGAATGTCCACGTAGACGAGCACCCCAACGATCAGGCCTTGCGCAAACATGCGCAGGGGCAAATGTCCAGGATGTACGCGGCCCTCGGTGCGAAACGCATCTTCCCCGGTCCGAGTCTTCCGGCGACGCATAACACCTGCACGGCGCGCATGAGCGCCGATTCGCGGGACGGAGTAACCAACGGCTGGGGCCAGACGCACGATATCCCGAATCTCTTCATCTCCGACGGCAGCATGATGAGCACGCCAGGTTCCGCGAATCCCACGCTAACCATCGTGGCCTTGGTCCTGCGGCAGGCGGAGTACATCAGCCGGCAAATGGCCGCGGGCAAGATCTGA